A window of Ignavibacterium sp. contains these coding sequences:
- a CDS encoding FMN-binding protein has product MKVVHIVATLTLIGIIAGGSLSLVNNWAAPKIALNQKAETERAIFLVHQEGKNYEQLNANGFEVFKVYDEQKNSLGYSLVYSGNGFQGKIKIMIGLTENLNKITSIEILEQSETPGLGTKILEPPYKDQYKGLTPVPAIKLVKGIPPENPNEVQAITGATISSRSVVNIVNEGISKLRESLNKGAAK; this is encoded by the coding sequence ATGAAAGTAGTTCACATCGTTGCAACGCTTACACTAATAGGAATTATTGCGGGCGGATCATTATCACTTGTGAATAACTGGGCTGCACCCAAAATAGCTTTAAATCAGAAAGCTGAAACTGAAAGAGCAATCTTTCTCGTTCATCAGGAAGGAAAAAATTATGAACAACTGAACGCAAATGGTTTTGAGGTTTTTAAAGTCTATGATGAACAAAAAAATTCACTGGGTTATTCGCTTGTTTATTCCGGCAATGGATTTCAGGGTAAAATAAAAATTATGATTGGTCTTACAGAGAATTTAAATAAAATCACTTCGATTGAAATTCTTGAGCAATCAGAAACTCCGGGACTTGGAACAAAAATTCTTGAACCACCATATAAAGATCAATACAAGGGATTAACTCCTGTTCCAGCGATTAAACTTGTAAAAGGAATTCCACCAGAAAACCCAAATGAAGTTCAGGCAATAACCGGCGCAACAATTTCATCCCGTTCTGTTGTTAACATAGTTAATGAAGGAATATCAAAGTTGAGAGAATCATTAAACAAAGGAGCAGCAAAATGA
- a CDS encoding GYD domain-containing protein produces the protein MKTFILLTKLSADTARQIKDRAKLGRNWLEQVKEKCPEVKFIAHYALLGEYDFLDIYEAPDEETAAKVSMISLANGAYQAQSLIAIPYKRFLELTDEISKQGIIV, from the coding sequence ATGAAGACCTTTATACTTCTCACCAAACTTTCTGCTGATACAGCCAGACAAATTAAAGATCGTGCTAAACTCGGCCGTAACTGGCTTGAACAAGTAAAAGAAAAATGTCCCGAAGTTAAATTCATTGCACATTATGCACTTCTCGGTGAATATGACTTTCTGGATATTTATGAAGCGCCTGATGAAGAAACTGCTGCAAAAGTTTCTATGATTAGTCTTGCAAACGGAGCTTATCAGGCACAAAGTCTTATCGCAATTCCATATAAAAGATTTCTTGAACTTACTGATGAAATTTCAAAGCAAGGAATAATAGTTTAG
- a CDS encoding ATP-binding protein: MIIPRIALELIQKKITSGKVIVLTGARRVGKTFLISQYLKNLNEKYLLFNGEDFAVHELFKRRSIQHYKNIIGDNKLLVIDEVQKIPDVGRILKLIVDNFSDLKILVSGSSAFDISNETGEPLTGRKKEIILFPISESELKNFEKPQEKFDNLSLRLIFGNMPEILSITSTQEKAEYLREIVNSYLLKDILAFESLRNSDKLFSLLKLIALQIGSEVSLQELGKQLAMSKNTIERYLDILSKVFIIYKLTGFSRNLRKEIVKNSKWYFYDNGIRNAILANFNLLNNRNDVGMLWENYMMSERLKYNHYKEVIYNKYFWRTYDKQEIDLIEERGGKLFAFEFKWNPTKVRIPAAWKSAYPDSEYQQINNQNYLEWV; encoded by the coding sequence ATGATTATACCAAGAATTGCCTTAGAACTAATACAAAAGAAAATAACATCTGGTAAGGTTATAGTTTTAACCGGAGCCAGACGAGTTGGAAAAACATTCCTTATTTCGCAATACTTAAAGAACTTAAATGAAAAATATCTTCTGTTTAATGGTGAGGATTTTGCCGTCCATGAGTTATTTAAGAGAAGGAGTATTCAACATTATAAAAATATTATCGGTGATAACAAATTATTAGTAATAGACGAAGTTCAGAAAATTCCTGATGTTGGGAGAATATTAAAACTTATAGTAGATAATTTTTCTGATTTGAAGATATTAGTATCAGGATCTTCAGCGTTTGATATTTCGAATGAAACAGGCGAACCTTTGACAGGAAGAAAAAAAGAAATCATCCTCTTTCCTATATCTGAATCAGAATTAAAAAATTTCGAAAAGCCACAAGAAAAGTTTGATAATCTTTCATTAAGATTAATCTTTGGTAATATGCCGGAAATTTTATCAATAACTTCTACTCAGGAAAAAGCAGAATATTTAAGAGAGATTGTAAATTCATATTTGCTAAAAGATATACTTGCTTTTGAAAGTTTAAGGAATTCAGATAAACTATTCTCTCTATTAAAATTAATTGCACTTCAAATCGGTAGTGAAGTTTCTCTTCAAGAGCTTGGTAAACAATTAGCAATGTCCAAAAATACAATAGAAAGATACCTGGATATACTATCTAAGGTCTTCATAATTTATAAACTTACTGGATTCAGTAGAAATCTGAGAAAAGAAATTGTGAAAAATTCTAAGTGGTATTTTTATGACAATGGAATAAGAAATGCTATTTTGGCTAACTTTAACTTACTAAATAATCGGAATGATGTGGGAATGTTATGGGAAAATTATATGATGAGTGAAAGATTAAAGTATAATCATTATAAAGAAGTGATTTATAATAAATACTTTTGGCGTACTTATGATAAACAGGAAATCGATTTAATTGAAGAGAGAGGGGGTAAATTGTTCGCGTTTGAATTCAAGTGGAATCCGACCAAAGTCAGAATTCCGGCTGCCTGGAAATCCGCTTATCCTGATTCAGAGTATCAACAAATAAATAATCAGAATTATTTAGAATGGGTTTAA
- a CDS encoding aminoacyl-tRNA deacylase encodes MPSARLRSYLDENNIKYITIKHSPAFTAQEIAAVTHIPGKSLAKVVMINVKGKLAMAVLPASYKVNVEELKEQLGTDAVKLAHEKEFMNLFPDCEVGAMPPFGNLYGMDVYVAKALTEDEYIYFNSCTHTELIQMQYKDFEKLVQPKVLEFAHPTKV; translated from the coding sequence ATGCCATCAGCACGACTTCGTTCTTACTTAGATGAGAACAATATAAAATACATAACAATAAAACATTCTCCGGCATTTACAGCTCAGGAGATTGCCGCTGTTACACACATTCCCGGAAAAAGTCTTGCAAAGGTTGTTATGATAAATGTAAAGGGAAAACTTGCAATGGCAGTTCTACCAGCTTCTTATAAGGTTAATGTTGAGGAATTAAAAGAGCAACTTGGAACTGACGCAGTTAAACTTGCTCATGAAAAAGAATTTATGAACCTGTTTCCGGATTGCGAGGTTGGTGCAATGCCACCTTTTGGAAATCTGTATGGGATGGATGTTTATGTAGCAAAAGCTTTAACAGAAGATGAGTATATTTATTTTAATTCTTGTACTCATACAGAGTTAATCCAAATGCAGTACAAAGATTTTGAAAAACTTGTTCAGCCAAAGGTGCTGGAGTTTGCTCATCCAACTAAAGTATAA
- a CDS encoding pitrilysin family protein: protein MKKSIKQSLTIAILGLVITSSLSFAQFKLPHYEVVELKNGLTIYLMEKKDVPLISFAMAFDAGAIKDGSIAGLASFTSEALKFGTANYSKSQIDSLFNFYGSNLSTNANYDYSGLFAQIMKDNFETLLPVLSEVVLKPTFPSDEVDKRKQRWLAELDQAKESPRRVIGDYFNKLIFDDAPYSSPVNGTKSSIQKVDTQNIKEFYSTNYRPETSAIAVVGDFETNKMKTLLEKYFGNWQNTSPKIISDVRLNHKTFEEPRVYLINKDNAFETTFMIGGYGVPMSNPDQIQIDVINTILGGRFTSWLNDELRVNAGLTYGARSRFNSYKHSGTFYISTFTATKNTEAAIELAVKTYNRLFEKGIDEATLNSAKNYVKGQFPPDYETSYSLASFLIQKYVFGIDDSYINDFEKKVDELDVKKANEIVKKYFPKENLQFVLIGKADAIRDVAKKYGRVIERNLSEDGF from the coding sequence ATGAAAAAATCAATAAAGCAATCATTAACAATAGCCATTCTTGGATTAGTAATTACAAGCTCTTTAAGCTTTGCACAATTTAAACTTCCGCACTACGAAGTTGTTGAGTTGAAAAACGGTTTAACAATTTATCTGATGGAGAAGAAAGATGTTCCATTGATTTCTTTTGCTATGGCTTTTGATGCTGGCGCAATAAAAGATGGCTCAATTGCCGGACTTGCATCATTTACTTCCGAAGCACTGAAGTTTGGAACTGCAAATTATTCCAAATCACAAATTGATTCTCTTTTCAATTTTTATGGAAGTAATCTTTCAACCAATGCAAATTATGATTACTCCGGATTATTCGCTCAGATTATGAAGGATAACTTTGAAACTCTTCTGCCTGTTCTGAGTGAAGTTGTTTTAAAACCAACCTTTCCATCCGATGAAGTTGATAAAAGAAAGCAAAGATGGCTTGCAGAATTAGATCAGGCAAAAGAAAGTCCGAGAAGAGTTATCGGTGATTACTTCAACAAATTAATTTTTGATGATGCTCCTTATTCAAGTCCTGTAAACGGCACTAAATCATCTATTCAGAAAGTTGATACTCAGAACATAAAAGAATTTTATTCAACCAATTACCGGCCGGAAACTTCTGCAATTGCAGTGGTTGGCGACTTTGAAACAAACAAAATGAAAACTCTTCTCGAAAAGTATTTTGGTAATTGGCAGAACACTTCACCAAAAATTATTTCTGATGTGAGATTAAATCATAAAACATTTGAAGAACCACGAGTTTATCTGATAAACAAAGACAATGCATTTGAAACAACCTTTATGATTGGTGGTTATGGAGTTCCTATGAGTAATCCCGATCAGATTCAGATTGATGTTATTAACACAATACTTGGTGGAAGATTTACATCATGGCTTAATGATGAGCTTCGTGTAAACGCCGGCTTAACTTACGGTGCTCGAAGTCGTTTTAATTCTTATAAACATTCTGGCACTTTCTACATTTCGACTTTTACTGCAACAAAAAACACAGAAGCAGCAATTGAGCTTGCAGTTAAAACTTATAATCGTTTATTTGAAAAAGGAATTGACGAGGCAACGCTTAATTCAGCAAAGAATTATGTAAAAGGACAATTTCCACCAGACTATGAAACATCATATTCTCTTGCATCATTTCTTATTCAGAAATATGTTTTTGGTATTGATGATTCTTACATAAACGATTTTGAAAAGAAAGTTGATGAACTCGATGTGAAGAAAGCTAACGAGATAGTTAAAAAATATTTTCCGAAAGAAAACTTACAGTTTGTACTGATTGGTAAAGCAGATGCAATTCGTGATGTTGCGAAAAAATATGGGAGAGTAATTGAAAGAAACTTAAGTGAAGATGGGTTTTAG
- a CDS encoding pitrilysin family protein, with protein MKPVLVLLLFTFQIFAQVQPDDVKSFTLKNGMKFYVLEDNSIPNANMYLFFKVGSRNEYIGITGISHFFEHMMFNGAKKYGPKQFDRVMEANGGSNNAYTTENITVYTDWFPKQSLEVIFDLESDRIANLNFDPKMIESERGVILSERSTGLENNPLEQLWQELQATAFVAHPYMWPVIGWESDIKNWTKEDLENYFHTYYAPNNCVVVISGDVKFNEVKKLAEKYFEPIPAGPKPRDVHTIEPEQTGERRLFVKREVPSPYLMIAYHVPQTGSEEYYAIELLNSILSEGASSRLYQSIVEQKQLAIEVGTYYPNAFDPTLFYFYGICNDGVKASQLEKAILEEVDKVINEGVNEAELQKVKNQKLMQFYRTTETINGMSNTIGTYELFFGDYKKLFTAPDDYKKVTVSDIQKVAAKYFTKQNRTVGILNTEEEQ; from the coding sequence ATGAAACCAGTTCTTGTTCTTCTCCTTTTTACATTTCAGATTTTTGCACAAGTGCAACCTGATGATGTAAAATCATTCACGCTAAAAAACGGAATGAAGTTTTATGTTCTTGAAGATAACTCAATTCCGAATGCGAATATGTATCTATTCTTCAAAGTAGGTTCACGAAATGAATACATCGGTATTACCGGAATTTCCCATTTCTTTGAACATATGATGTTCAACGGCGCAAAGAAATACGGACCAAAACAATTTGACAGAGTAATGGAAGCTAATGGCGGCTCCAATAATGCTTACACTACGGAAAACATCACAGTCTATACGGATTGGTTTCCAAAACAATCACTTGAAGTTATTTTTGATCTCGAGTCAGACAGGATTGCAAATCTAAACTTCGACCCTAAAATGATTGAAAGCGAGAGAGGTGTTATACTTTCGGAAAGAAGCACCGGACTTGAGAATAATCCTTTGGAACAACTGTGGCAAGAACTTCAGGCAACAGCATTTGTTGCTCATCCTTATATGTGGCCAGTGATTGGGTGGGAATCAGATATTAAAAATTGGACTAAAGAAGACCTCGAAAATTATTTTCACACTTACTATGCACCGAACAATTGCGTTGTTGTTATAAGCGGTGATGTGAAATTTAATGAAGTAAAAAAGTTAGCCGAAAAATATTTTGAGCCAATTCCGGCCGGACCAAAACCAAGAGACGTTCACACTATTGAACCTGAACAAACCGGTGAAAGAAGACTTTTTGTTAAGCGCGAAGTCCCATCTCCATACCTGATGATTGCCTATCATGTTCCTCAAACCGGTAGCGAAGAATATTACGCTATTGAATTACTTAATTCGATTTTATCTGAAGGTGCATCCTCACGATTGTATCAATCAATTGTTGAACAGAAACAACTTGCTATTGAAGTTGGTACTTACTATCCAAACGCATTTGATCCTACACTTTTTTACTTCTACGGAATTTGTAATGACGGAGTAAAAGCATCTCAGTTAGAAAAAGCTATTCTTGAAGAAGTTGATAAAGTAATAAACGAAGGAGTCAACGAAGCAGAACTTCAAAAAGTTAAAAATCAAAAGCTGATGCAGTTTTACAGAACCACGGAAACAATAAACGGAATGTCAAACACAATCGGAACTTATGAATTATTCTTTGGAGATTATAAAAAATTATTTACTGCGCCGGATGATTACAAAAAAGTTACCGTGAGTGATATTCAAAAAGTTGCTGCAAAATATTTTACCAAACAAAACAGAACCGTTGGCATTCTGAACACGGAGGAAGAACAATGA
- a CDS encoding electron transport complex subunit E, with the protein MKKQVSLLKEFTKGLWEINPTFKQILGMCPTLAVTVSAINGIAMALATTFVLVFSSLLISLVRKWIPNQVRIASYIVIIATFVTIVDLVMKAQFVELSKALGPFIPLIVVNCIILGRAEAFASKNNPLRSVLDALGNGAGFLISLFVLGSIRELIGSRTILGYQILPNGFEPWLIMILPAGAFLTLGLLMGFANLYIERKKNLERESLIAQYKRVGREEITDEVLKEAGV; encoded by the coding sequence ATGAAAAAACAGGTTTCGCTCCTTAAAGAATTCACAAAAGGTTTGTGGGAAATAAATCCGACATTCAAACAAATTCTTGGAATGTGCCCAACGCTTGCAGTAACAGTTTCTGCAATCAATGGAATTGCTATGGCACTTGCTACAACTTTTGTACTTGTCTTTTCAAGTTTGCTTATTTCACTTGTAAGAAAATGGATTCCAAATCAGGTTCGAATAGCTTCGTATATCGTTATCATTGCAACATTTGTAACTATAGTTGATTTGGTTATGAAAGCTCAGTTTGTTGAACTCAGTAAAGCTCTCGGACCTTTCATTCCTTTAATTGTAGTTAATTGTATTATCCTTGGCAGAGCAGAAGCATTCGCATCAAAGAATAATCCATTAAGATCTGTTCTTGATGCACTTGGAAACGGTGCGGGATTTTTAATTTCACTTTTTGTGCTTGGAAGTATCAGAGAATTAATTGGTTCGCGAACAATACTTGGCTATCAGATTTTACCAAACGGTTTTGAGCCATGGTTGATAATGATTTTACCTGCAGGTGCATTTCTGACTCTCGGATTGTTAATGGGATTTGCAAATCTTTATATCGAAAGAAAGAAAAACCTTGAAAGAGAATCTCTTATCGCGCAATACAAACGTGTTGGCAGAGAAGAAATCACAGATGAAGTTTTGAAAGAAGCAGGAGTTTAA
- the rsxA gene encoding electron transport complex subunit RsxA: MELFIIFISAALINNFVLSYFLGICPFIGVSNKLTSAISMGMATTFVMTLTAIVSWLLYNLILIPYNLDFLQIPSFILVIASLVQFVEMVIKKVSQPLYRALGIFLPLITTNCAILGLALLASMRNYNFLESVIFGLGAGAGFTLALVIMAGIREELDLADVPKPFRGAPITLIVAGILALAFMGFAGMI, encoded by the coding sequence ATGGAACTGTTTATAATTTTTATTTCAGCAGCACTGATAAATAATTTTGTTCTTTCTTACTTTCTTGGCATTTGCCCTTTTATCGGAGTATCAAACAAATTAACATCAGCCATTTCGATGGGAATGGCTACTACATTTGTAATGACATTAACTGCAATAGTAAGCTGGTTGCTTTACAACTTAATTTTAATTCCGTACAACCTGGACTTTCTGCAAATTCCATCTTTCATTTTAGTTATTGCATCACTCGTACAGTTTGTTGAAATGGTAATCAAGAAAGTCAGTCAGCCACTTTATCGTGCACTTGGGATTTTTCTTCCGTTAATCACAACCAATTGTGCGATACTTGGTTTAGCATTGTTAGCTTCTATGCGCAATTATAATTTTCTTGAAAGTGTTATATTTGGTTTGGGTGCCGGAGCAGGATTTACTCTTGCTTTGGTGATTATGGCTGGAATAAGAGAAGAGCTTGATTTGGCAGATGTTCCAAAACCATTTCGCGGCGCACCAATTACATTAATTGTTGCGGGAATTTTAGCGCTCGCATTTATGGGCTTTGCCGGAATGATTTAG
- a CDS encoding RnfABCDGE type electron transport complex subunit B codes for MDITLIIAIATMGGLGFIFAGALAFADKKLRVEENPKIAEVNEVLPNANCGACGNAGCYDFAVKVVNGEAKINGCPVGGQEVVDEIARILGMESSQSVKLVARILCNGGLAEAKFKEGVEYIGPESCAVKTVVAGGEKLCLYGCLGGGDCVEACHFGAIFMNENGLPVVVEELCTGCGQCVEACPRGVIEIHPEDRELFVFCKNHDDPKRSKEVCKVACIGCGICARKSDGSIVMKDFLPEIDYSKLDISKIPFDKCSTKAIRFVHPEKAAEILKEENIEVKVN; via the coding sequence ATGGATATAACATTAATAATAGCTATCGCCACAATGGGCGGACTGGGATTTATCTTTGCAGGTGCTCTGGCATTTGCAGATAAAAAACTTCGCGTGGAAGAAAATCCTAAAATTGCTGAAGTGAATGAAGTGCTTCCGAATGCAAATTGCGGAGCTTGTGGTAACGCAGGATGTTATGACTTCGCAGTAAAAGTTGTAAACGGTGAGGCAAAAATTAACGGTTGTCCCGTTGGCGGACAGGAAGTAGTTGATGAAATTGCCCGCATACTCGGAATGGAAAGTTCACAAAGTGTTAAACTAGTTGCAAGAATTCTTTGCAACGGCGGACTTGCAGAAGCAAAATTCAAAGAAGGTGTTGAATACATCGGACCTGAAAGCTGTGCTGTTAAAACAGTAGTTGCTGGTGGAGAAAAGTTGTGTTTGTACGGCTGCCTTGGTGGTGGCGATTGTGTTGAAGCTTGTCATTTCGGTGCAATTTTCATGAATGAAAATGGATTACCTGTAGTAGTAGAAGAACTCTGCACAGGTTGCGGTCAGTGTGTTGAAGCTTGTCCAAGAGGTGTGATTGAAATTCATCCTGAAGACAGAGAGCTGTTTGTGTTCTGCAAAAATCATGATGATCCGAAACGCTCAAAAGAAGTTTGTAAAGTAGCTTGTATTGGTTGCGGAATTTGTGCACGCAAATCTGATGGCTCAATTGTAATGAAAGATTTTCTGCCGGAGATTGACTACTCAAAACTTGATATATCAAAAATTCCTTTTGATAAATGTTCAACCAAAGCAATCAGATTTGTTCATCCGGAAAAAGCTGCTGAGATATTGAAAGAAGAAAACATAGAAGTAAAAGTAAATTAA
- a CDS encoding NusG domain II-containing protein has protein sequence MISRRNFLKLAGLGSVAIAAGYTTSKFTGNSKSVNFVVHGFIPADETIIENLVLSFKNKIKSNAEPVVFADSKFGEVIVKYHNQHSTDLFKNNGKIVYRLKRLNKQVDSDIIISDSANPIYSIDELNYSFNEIRRNIRNRKADYLFTAEYKEEDLISSIFKSNKKEIVIENEKGLVDRISLDKNYKNIWIDGPQGKTGLKIENGIAQVHTSACRHGICKHSIATEVGNIIACAPNKVLIKIEAV, from the coding sequence ATGATATCAAGAAGAAATTTTTTGAAACTTGCAGGATTAGGTTCCGTTGCAATTGCTGCGGGTTACACAACTAGTAAATTTACCGGTAATTCAAAGTCTGTGAATTTTGTTGTTCATGGATTTATTCCTGCAGATGAAACCATAATTGAAAATCTTGTTTTATCATTTAAGAATAAAATTAAGAGTAATGCAGAACCAGTTGTGTTTGCCGATAGTAAATTCGGTGAAGTAATTGTAAAATATCACAATCAGCATTCAACTGATCTTTTTAAGAACAACGGTAAAATTGTTTACAGATTAAAACGACTAAATAAACAAGTTGATTCGGATATAATCATAAGCGATTCTGCAAATCCAATTTATTCAATAGATGAGTTGAATTATTCTTTCAATGAAATAAGAAGAAACATAAGAAACAGAAAAGCTGATTATTTATTCACCGCAGAATACAAAGAAGAAGATTTAATCTCATCAATCTTTAAGTCAAACAAAAAAGAAATCGTAATTGAAAATGAAAAAGGTTTGGTTGATCGAATTTCCCTTGATAAGAATTACAAAAACATTTGGATTGATGGTCCACAAGGTAAAACAGGATTAAAAATTGAAAACGGTATTGCACAAGTTCATACTTCTGCTTGCAGACACGGAATTTGTAAACACTCAATTGCAACAGAAGTTGGAAATATAATTGCCTGTGCGCCAAACAAAGTTTTAATAAAAATTGAAGCAGTATAA
- a CDS encoding chromophore lyase CpcT/CpeT: protein MKKLLSLFFVVFLSTQISAQINSDIDVLLSWMIGSFNSEEQSKNDSDYYNISLEMHRIWNSRNDGYWLYVEQAVAANKDKPYRQRIYHIFKDNDVIKSVIYSIPDEKNFVGGWKDISLFDKLSPENLEARDGCEVIIKRKDENTFIGSTVDKNCTSNLRGATYATTEVVITKDKMISWDRGFNDKDEQVWGAEKGGYIFNKLQK, encoded by the coding sequence ATGAAAAAACTTCTCTCTTTGTTCTTTGTTGTTTTTCTTTCAACTCAGATTTCTGCTCAAATTAATTCTGACATTGATGTTCTTCTATCCTGGATGATTGGTTCGTTCAACAGTGAAGAACAATCTAAAAACGATTCGGATTATTATAACATTTCTCTTGAAATGCATAGAATCTGGAACAGCAGAAACGATGGTTATTGGTTATATGTGGAACAGGCTGTTGCAGCAAATAAAGATAAACCATACAGACAGAGAATTTATCACATTTTTAAAGACAACGATGTTATTAAAAGTGTGATTTATTCAATTCCTGATGAAAAGAATTTTGTTGGCGGATGGAAAGACATTTCTTTGTTCGATAAACTTTCACCGGAAAATCTTGAAGCACGGGATGGTTGTGAAGTAATAATTAAAAGAAAAGATGAAAATACTTTTATTGGAAGTACAGTTGATAAAAACTGTACGAGTAATCTTCGTGGTGCAACTTATGCCACTACTGAAGTTGTAATTACAAAAGATAAAATGATAAGCTGGGATAGAGGATTTAATGATAAAGATGAGCAAGTCTGGGGAGCAGAAAAAGGTGGCTACATTTTTAATAAACTTCAGAAATAA
- a CDS encoding SoxR reducing system RseC family protein, which translates to MYKEELTESGIVKESKDGIAEIIIPTSAHCEECTAKIYCKPSSNSDRTITVRDSIGLKPGDFVLVSVFGLNILQTSFFIYGLPLLILISGLLLGFKLFDYQKEFFSTIFSFSLVAIYYFALKHRLKKISTPLESRIIIQRYAKNL; encoded by the coding sequence ATGTATAAAGAAGAATTAACAGAATCCGGCATCGTTAAAGAATCAAAAGATGGAATTGCAGAAATTATCATTCCAACTTCTGCTCACTGTGAGGAATGCACAGCAAAAATTTATTGCAAACCAAGTTCAAATTCTGATAGAACAATAACCGTAAGAGATTCTATCGGATTAAAACCCGGCGACTTTGTTCTTGTTTCAGTTTTCGGATTAAATATTCTCCAAACTTCTTTTTTCATATATGGTTTACCATTACTCATTCTGATTTCAGGTTTACTATTGGGATTTAAATTGTTTGATTATCAGAAGGAATTCTTTTCAACTATCTTCTCTTTTTCACTTGTAGCTATCTATTACTTTGCTTTAAAACACCGACTTAAAAAAATCAGCACTCCTTTGGAATCAAGGATAATCATTCAACGATACGCCAAAAATTTGTAA
- a CDS encoding FAD:protein FMN transferase — protein MKRVTGYTVLAFVLFLIGFFIARNNSDEVKTFKRTQILLGTVVEIQVRDKDEKKAEKAISNAFAEVKRIDDLFTTYNEESPVWKINISSETIIKIDDEIYNLLILCDSVTKISNGCFDVSLDNLTRAWGFYTDNPHLPAKTAIDSALLNSGWNNVRLIGNNSIIKKKNIGFNFGAIAKGYAVDKAIELLKTFGVQSALVNAGGEIKVIGNDWKVGIQHPRDERDIVAAVKLENNSVATSGDYEQFFEVDGIRYHHIIDPKSGYPARGLQSVTIINQSNTFADALATAVFVMGKDKGLELIETLDDTEAMIIDEKGKIFYSSGFEKFLIE, from the coding sequence TTGAAAAGAGTTACTGGTTACACAGTCTTAGCATTTGTTCTTTTTCTTATTGGATTTTTCATTGCGAGAAACAACAGCGATGAAGTAAAAACATTTAAACGAACACAGATTTTACTTGGAACAGTTGTAGAAATTCAGGTTCGTGACAAGGATGAGAAAAAAGCTGAAAAAGCTATTTCAAATGCATTTGCCGAAGTAAAAAGGATTGATGATTTGTTCACGACTTACAACGAAGAAAGTCCTGTTTGGAAGATTAATATTTCATCAGAAACGATAATTAAAATAGATGATGAAATTTATAACCTTCTGATTCTTTGCGATTCTGTTACAAAAATTTCTAACGGCTGTTTTGATGTAAGTCTTGATAACTTAACGCGAGCCTGGGGATTTTATACTGATAATCCTCATCTGCCAGCAAAGACAGCAATTGATTCGGCATTGCTTAATAGTGGTTGGAACAATGTTAGGTTAATTGGCAACAATTCAATCATTAAAAAGAAGAATATTGGATTTAATTTTGGTGCGATTGCCAAAGGTTACGCAGTTGATAAAGCAATTGAATTACTTAAAACATTTGGAGTTCAATCAGCATTAGTAAATGCAGGGGGAGAGATTAAAGTAATTGGGAATGATTGGAAAGTTGGAATTCAACATCCTCGTGATGAAAGAGATATTGTTGCGGCAGTTAAACTTGAAAATAACAGCGTCGCAACATCAGGTGATTACGAACAGTTCTTTGAAGTTGATGGGATTCGTTATCATCATATTATTGATCCCAAAAGCGGATATCCAGCAAGAGGATTACAAAGTGTTACAATAATTAATCAATCAAATACTTTTGCAGATGCTCTTGCAACAGCAGTTTTCGTGATGGGAAAAGATAAAGGACTGGAATTAATTGAAACTCTTGATGATACTGAAGCAATGATAATTGATGAAAAAGGAAAGATTTTTTATTCATCGGGATTTGAGAAGTTTTTAATAGAATAA